The following coding sequences are from one Streptomyces sp. NBC_01232 window:
- a CDS encoding helix-turn-helix transcriptional regulator, translating to MNRTERLYALVEELRAVSPRPRSARWLAERFGVSTRTVERDLSALQQSGVPLYAEPGRSGGYVVDKDHTLPPLTITPAEAAALAVALHTLSGTPFDEDARSALYKVFAVMPQRERQAARELAARVRLAVHPVRPSALPHALREALSARRLLHLRYADEQGKVTDRTVEPLGLLGGEHWHLIGWCRLRAAVRGFRLDGIREARALEETAEPRPVDLSELGALGRDFVALDELYSFA from the coding sequence GTGAACCGTACCGAGCGTCTGTACGCCCTGGTGGAGGAGTTACGTGCGGTCTCGCCCCGGCCGCGCAGCGCCCGGTGGCTCGCCGAGCGCTTCGGCGTCAGCACCCGCACCGTCGAGCGCGACCTCAGCGCCCTGCAACAGTCCGGCGTGCCGCTCTACGCCGAACCGGGCCGCAGCGGCGGGTACGTGGTGGACAAGGACCACACCCTGCCGCCCCTGACCATCACCCCCGCCGAGGCGGCGGCCCTGGCCGTCGCCCTGCACACGCTGTCCGGGACGCCGTTCGACGAGGACGCCCGCTCGGCGCTGTACAAGGTGTTCGCCGTCATGCCGCAGCGCGAACGCCAGGCCGCGCGCGAACTCGCCGCGCGGGTACGGCTCGCCGTGCATCCCGTACGGCCCTCCGCGCTCCCGCACGCCCTGCGCGAGGCGCTCTCCGCCCGCCGGCTGCTGCATCTGCGCTACGCCGACGAGCAGGGAAAGGTCACCGACCGCACCGTCGAACCCCTGGGCCTCCTCGGCGGCGAGCACTGGCACCTCATCGGCTGGTGCCGGCTGCGCGCCGCCGTCCGGGGCTTCCGCCTCGACGGCATCCGCGAGGCGCGGGCCCTGGAGGAGACGGCGGAGCCGCGCCCGGTGGACCTGTCCGAACTGGGCGCCCTGGGACGGGATTTCGTCGCGCTCGACGAGCTCTACAGTTTCGCTTGA
- a CDS encoding nuclear transport factor 2 family protein, with the protein MSVTTTTPTPATDSALLTREAGTRLVEGWTALWNGDVALAEQILAPGFRLHFADDFDGTGSGYTFGQEELTAFISANSHALTGLTFAAEAAPLVDSERAEMACRWSESHADGDGDVIVKSGIDMFAVTDGRISAVWSLTGSRRFAA; encoded by the coding sequence ATGTCTGTGACGACGACGACCCCGACCCCGGCCACCGACTCCGCCCTGCTGACCCGGGAAGCCGGCACCCGGCTGGTGGAGGGCTGGACGGCGCTCTGGAACGGAGACGTCGCCCTCGCCGAGCAGATCCTCGCCCCCGGCTTCCGGCTGCACTTCGCGGACGACTTCGACGGCACCGGCTCCGGCTACACCTTCGGCCAGGAGGAACTGACGGCGTTCATCTCGGCCAACAGCCACGCCCTCACCGGCCTGACCTTCGCCGCCGAAGCCGCACCGCTGGTCGACTCCGAGCGCGCCGAGATGGCCTGCCGGTGGAGCGAGAGCCACGCGGACGGTGACGGAGACGTCATCGTCAAGAGCGGCATCGACATGTTCGCCGTCACGGACGGCCGGATCTCCGCCGTGTGGTCACTCACCGGCAGCCGCCGCTTCGCCGCCTGA
- a CDS encoding phosphotransferase enzyme family protein, whose translation MDEARARDVLAAAGLARGAPREAVLLALGENAVFAVGDLVVKVGREAALLERAARELAVSGWLAASGVPAVRAAEPKPRLVDGHPLTLWHRLPDAVRPAGPADLAELLRLVHALPAPPFALPARDLLAGVERWLRLAGDCIDPADAAYLRARRDGYAGEVAALTPRLAPGPVHGDALPRNVHVGADGPALVDLETVSADLREHDLVVMALSRDRYDMPAGEYEAFVAAYGWDVREWEGCAVLRGARETASCAWVAQHAPANPRALAEFRRRVASLRDGDREMQWRSF comes from the coding sequence ATGGACGAGGCGCGGGCGAGGGACGTACTGGCGGCGGCGGGCCTGGCCCGGGGCGCGCCCCGGGAGGCGGTCCTCCTCGCGCTCGGCGAGAACGCGGTCTTCGCGGTCGGAGACCTGGTGGTGAAGGTGGGCCGGGAGGCTGCGCTGCTGGAGCGGGCCGCGCGGGAACTGGCGGTGTCCGGCTGGCTCGCCGCGTCCGGCGTCCCGGCGGTCCGCGCGGCCGAGCCGAAGCCGCGGCTGGTGGACGGGCATCCCCTGACCCTCTGGCACCGGCTGCCGGACGCGGTGCGGCCCGCGGGGCCCGCGGACCTGGCGGAGCTGCTGCGCCTGGTGCACGCACTGCCCGCGCCGCCGTTCGCGCTGCCCGCACGGGACCTGCTGGCCGGGGTCGAGCGCTGGCTGCGGCTCGCGGGGGATTGCATCGACCCCGCCGACGCGGCCTACCTGCGGGCCCGCCGGGACGGCTACGCCGGTGAGGTGGCCGCGCTGACCCCGCGCCTCGCCCCGGGCCCGGTCCACGGCGACGCGCTGCCCCGCAACGTCCACGTGGGCGCGGACGGCCCGGCCCTGGTCGACCTGGAGACCGTGTCGGCCGATCTGCGCGAGCACGACCTGGTGGTGATGGCGCTCTCCCGCGACCGGTACGACATGCCCGCCGGGGAGTACGAGGCCTTCGTGGCGGCGTACGGGTGGGACGTCCGCGAATGGGAGGGCTGCGCGGTCCTGCGCGGTGCCCGGGAGACGGCCAGCTGTGCCTGGGTCGCCCAGCACGCCCCGGCCAATCCGAGGGCCCTGGCCGAATTCCGCCGCCGCGTGGCCTCCCTCAGGGACGGCGACCGGGAGATGCAGTGGCGTTCGTTCTAG
- a CDS encoding FUSC family protein produces the protein MGAGHDARTGRGPSVVARRALRTTLAACVSFFVCLYALDRPVAATYALFGVVSMAALSHIPGTGRQRVAVLIRTTPVAWVLVTIGTYLAVRTWTAVAGMLLIGFALAFVAVAGPRAAGAAPGLQLLYILPCFPPYAPDTLGERLAGATFGLLLLVLAEAFVLPEEPGPTYRRLASGAAGTAARCAAELGRAPYTLSAASTEAALASGESLRPFRVDEADRPAGPGLRDRALTHAGLAARTLLGRMVNLPPPPRPPGPLPMELESEVLTAVGRAVGESAALLDGTADSTEAAGVLRKVREEAASAAAREPPTTAARGRRRAALLEVADAAVALVTAAELAVRGRRAQVPCDVDAGRFWYAGRLAPGLWWHRVAGHAGPRSVHFQNAVRISLALAAARTIAGVDSLPHGFWAMLAVLSLTRTTAAQTRATVRVAITGTLLGALVTGILLALIGGHTVVYAIALPFVMLTAFRVGPVRGVGWAQGMFTLVVAFVFAQLAPVTWQLAEVRILDVVIGSLIGVVFGVLAWPRGAERELHRAVALLLTREAETVERTTGAVVEGGPGRTPDDEPLLHALTMAETAFAQHQSEPRTHEGPRPDWQAAMMTGHHVLWGSRRLLVRGGPAVGPENGARLDGRATGLATRMRREAQRAGRAPGDPEPEGALPPLGADADGPPGLSSPRFFSALAWLDSLAVDVARVTASGHPFGPARPKSPSAPGKPSAPGEPAAPGEPAAPA, from the coding sequence ATGGGCGCCGGACATGACGCACGCACCGGCCGCGGCCCCTCGGTCGTGGCACGGCGCGCCCTGCGCACCACCCTCGCCGCGTGCGTCTCGTTCTTCGTGTGCCTGTACGCGCTGGACCGGCCCGTGGCGGCGACGTACGCGCTGTTCGGCGTGGTGTCCATGGCGGCCCTCTCGCACATCCCCGGCACCGGCCGCCAGCGGGTGGCCGTCCTCATCAGGACCACGCCCGTGGCCTGGGTGCTGGTGACGATCGGCACCTACCTCGCGGTCCGGACCTGGACCGCCGTGGCCGGCATGCTGCTGATCGGTTTCGCCCTGGCCTTCGTGGCGGTGGCCGGGCCGCGCGCGGCGGGCGCCGCCCCGGGTCTGCAACTGCTCTACATCCTGCCCTGCTTCCCGCCGTACGCCCCGGACACCCTCGGCGAACGGCTCGCGGGGGCGACCTTCGGCCTGCTGCTGCTCGTCCTCGCCGAGGCCTTCGTCCTGCCCGAGGAGCCGGGGCCCACGTACCGGAGGCTGGCCTCCGGGGCGGCCGGTACCGCCGCCCGTTGCGCCGCCGAGCTGGGCCGCGCCCCGTACACGCTGTCCGCGGCCTCGACCGAGGCGGCCCTGGCGTCCGGCGAGTCGCTGCGGCCCTTCCGGGTCGACGAGGCCGACCGTCCCGCCGGGCCGGGCCTGCGGGACCGCGCCCTCACCCACGCGGGCCTGGCCGCCCGTACGCTCCTCGGCCGCATGGTGAACCTTCCCCCGCCGCCCCGGCCCCCCGGCCCGCTGCCGATGGAACTGGAGTCCGAGGTGCTGACCGCGGTCGGCCGGGCCGTCGGCGAGAGCGCCGCCCTGCTGGACGGAACGGCCGACTCGACCGAAGCCGCCGGCGTCCTGCGGAAGGTACGGGAGGAGGCCGCGTCGGCCGCTGCGCGGGAGCCGCCGACCACCGCGGCGCGGGGCCGCCGCCGGGCGGCGCTGCTGGAGGTGGCGGACGCCGCCGTGGCCCTGGTGACGGCCGCCGAGCTGGCGGTACGGGGCCGCCGCGCGCAGGTGCCCTGCGATGTGGACGCCGGCCGCTTCTGGTACGCCGGCCGGCTCGCGCCGGGCCTGTGGTGGCACCGGGTGGCGGGACACGCCGGGCCCCGGTCCGTGCACTTCCAGAACGCGGTCCGGATCAGCCTCGCGCTCGCGGCCGCCCGCACGATCGCGGGCGTGGACTCCCTGCCGCACGGCTTCTGGGCGATGCTCGCCGTCCTCAGCCTGACCCGGACCACGGCCGCCCAGACCCGGGCGACCGTACGGGTGGCCATCACCGGCACCCTGCTCGGCGCCCTGGTCACCGGGATCCTGCTGGCCCTGATCGGGGGCCACACCGTCGTCTATGCCATCGCCCTGCCGTTCGTGATGCTCACGGCGTTCCGGGTGGGGCCGGTGCGGGGCGTGGGCTGGGCCCAGGGCATGTTCACGCTCGTGGTGGCCTTCGTCTTCGCGCAGCTGGCGCCCGTGACGTGGCAGCTGGCGGAGGTCAGGATCCTGGACGTGGTCATCGGCAGCCTGATCGGCGTCGTGTTCGGGGTGCTCGCCTGGCCGAGGGGGGCGGAGCGGGAGCTGCACCGGGCGGTGGCCCTGCTGCTGACCAGGGAGGCCGAGACGGTCGAGCGCACCACCGGCGCCGTGGTGGAGGGCGGACCGGGGCGCACTCCCGACGACGAGCCGCTCCTGCACGCGCTGACGATGGCGGAGACGGCCTTCGCGCAGCACCAGAGCGAGCCCCGGACGCACGAGGGCCCGAGGCCGGACTGGCAGGCGGCGATGATGACGGGCCACCACGTGCTGTGGGGGTCGCGGCGGCTGCTGGTGCGCGGCGGTCCTGCCGTGGGGCCGGAGAACGGGGCGCGGCTGGACGGCCGGGCGACCGGGCTGGCCACCCGGATGCGGCGGGAGGCGCAGCGGGCGGGGCGGGCCCCGGGCGACCCGGAGCCCGAAGGCGCACTGCCGCCTCTCGGCGCCGATGCCGACGGACCTCCCGGGCTTTCCTCCCCGCGGTTCTTCTCCGCGCTGGCCTGGCTCGACTCGCTTGCCGTCGACGTCGCGCGCGTGACGGCCTCGGGTCACCCGTTCGGTCCAGCCCGCCCGAAGAGTCCGTCCGCCCCGGGGAAACCGTCCGCCCCGGGGGAACCGGCCGCTCCGGGGGAACCGGCCGCTCCGGCCTGA
- the mgt gene encoding macrolide-inactivating glycosyltransferase — protein MTAAKPTHIAMFSIAAHGHVNPSIEVIRELVARGHRVSYAIPASFAEKIAETGATPVLYTSTLPTDDEPEAWGTELIENLEPFLNDAVQALPQLAAAFEGDEPDLVLHDITSYPAPVLAHRWGVPAVSLSPNLVAWEGYEQEVAEPMFAELKASERGQAYYAAFAAWLTENGLGDQVDRFQGRPRRGLVLIPRALQPHADRVDTSVHTFVGACQGDRSATQGSWHAPASAEGKKIVLVSLGSAFTKQPAFYRACIEAFADLPDWHVVLQIGKFTDEADLGPVPANVEVHRWVPQLDILRRADAFITHAGAGGSQEGLATATPMVAVPQAVDQFGNADMLVSLGVARHVPMEEANARTLREAVLQLVADPEVAARAEAVRAQMTTEGGTRQAADLIEAELS, from the coding sequence ATGACCGCAGCCAAGCCCACCCACATCGCCATGTTCTCCATCGCCGCCCACGGGCACGTGAACCCCAGCATCGAGGTGATCCGCGAACTCGTGGCCCGGGGCCACCGCGTCAGCTACGCCATCCCCGCCTCCTTCGCCGAGAAGATCGCGGAGACGGGCGCCACGCCCGTGCTCTACACCTCCACCCTCCCCACCGACGACGAGCCGGAGGCCTGGGGCACCGAGCTCATCGAGAACCTCGAGCCCTTCCTGAACGACGCCGTCCAGGCACTCCCGCAGCTCGCCGCCGCCTTCGAGGGCGACGAGCCGGACCTCGTCCTCCACGACATCACCTCCTACCCGGCGCCGGTGCTCGCCCATCGCTGGGGAGTCCCCGCCGTCTCCCTCTCCCCGAACCTCGTCGCCTGGGAGGGGTACGAGCAGGAGGTGGCCGAGCCGATGTTCGCCGAGCTGAAGGCCTCCGAGCGCGGTCAGGCGTACTACGCCGCCTTCGCGGCCTGGCTCACCGAGAACGGCCTCGGCGACCAGGTCGACCGGTTCCAGGGCCGCCCGCGCCGCGGGCTCGTCCTGATCCCGCGGGCGCTGCAGCCGCACGCCGACCGCGTCGACACCTCCGTCCACACCTTCGTCGGAGCCTGCCAGGGCGACCGCAGCGCGACCCAGGGCAGCTGGCACGCGCCCGCGAGCGCCGAGGGCAAGAAGATCGTGCTCGTCTCGCTCGGCTCCGCCTTCACCAAGCAGCCCGCCTTCTACCGTGCCTGCATCGAAGCCTTCGCGGACCTGCCCGACTGGCATGTCGTCCTCCAGATCGGCAAGTTCACCGACGAGGCCGACCTGGGCCCGGTACCGGCCAACGTGGAGGTCCACCGCTGGGTCCCCCAGCTCGACATCCTGCGCCGGGCCGACGCCTTCATCACCCACGCGGGCGCCGGCGGCAGCCAGGAGGGGCTCGCGACCGCCACCCCGATGGTCGCCGTCCCGCAGGCCGTCGACCAGTTCGGCAACGCCGACATGCTCGTCTCGCTGGGCGTGGCCCGCCACGTCCCGATGGAGGAGGCGAACGCCCGGACCCTGCGCGAAGCGGTCCTCCAGCTGGTCGCCGACCCCGAGGTCGCCGCCCGCGCCGAGGCCGTCCGCGCGCAGATGACGACCGAGGGCGGCACGCGGCAGGCCGCCGACCTCATCGAGGCCGAATTGTCGTAG
- a CDS encoding DUF1697 domain-containing protein: MTKKDTAKKDTTKKYAALLRGINVGGNKKVPMAQLRTVLEGLGHGDVQTYLQSGNAVFSSTQQDPAVLGRELEAAIEGRFGFRVACLVRDGAYLRAVADACPFPAAELEGKQLHATFWSEQPGPERFAALDEASFLPEEYRLGDRVLYLYVPDGLGRSKLAEALARSAVVKGIDVTTRNWNTVAKLVELTGP, encoded by the coding sequence ATGACGAAGAAGGACACGGCCAAGAAGGACACGACGAAGAAGTACGCGGCGCTGCTGCGCGGGATCAATGTCGGCGGGAACAAGAAGGTCCCGATGGCGCAGCTGCGTACGGTGCTGGAGGGGCTCGGCCACGGCGACGTGCAGACGTACCTGCAGAGCGGCAACGCCGTCTTCAGCAGTACGCAGCAGGACCCGGCGGTCCTCGGCCGGGAGCTGGAGGCCGCCATCGAGGGCCGCTTCGGCTTCCGCGTGGCGTGCCTGGTGAGGGACGGCGCGTACCTGCGCGCCGTCGCCGACGCCTGCCCCTTCCCGGCGGCGGAGCTGGAGGGCAAGCAGCTGCACGCCACCTTCTGGTCCGAACAGCCGGGCCCGGAGCGCTTCGCCGCGCTCGACGAGGCCTCGTTCCTCCCGGAGGAGTACCGGCTCGGCGACCGCGTCCTCTACCTCTACGTCCCCGACGGCCTGGGCCGCTCCAAGCTCGCCGAGGCCCTCGCCAGGTCCGCCGTGGTCAAGGGGATCGACGTGACCACCCGCAACTGGAACACCGTCGCCAAACTCGTGGAGCTGACCGGACCCTGA